A region from the Anopheles merus strain MAF unplaced genomic scaffold, AmerM5.1 LNR4000051, whole genome shotgun sequence genome encodes:
- the LOC121601269 gene encoding serine/threonine-protein kinase meng-po-like isoform X5, producing MASSKKSAGSIHKIREFELDKVVLSDEFDVLQIVGEGWFGKILLVEHRATDTEMVLKLLPKPFVSLTDFYKEFHFSLMLGQHKNIVTTYDVAFETAGFFVFTQEYAPLGDLTSNVSDNGIGELHTKRVARQLASAVDYIHQKDLIHRDIKLDNVLVFRSDFARIKLCDFGESRKLGEEVLRRNEWLPYSPPEVLLVKTDDKYKCD from the exons ATGGCTTCATCCAAGAAATCTGCAGGAAGCATCCACAAAATTCGCGAGTTTGAGCTTGACAAAGTGGTTTTGTCTGACGAATTCGACGTCTTACAAATCGTTGGCGAAGGTTGGTTTGGAAAAATATTACTCGTGGAGCATCGTGCAACTGACACCGAGATGGTCCTGAAACTTCTACCAAAACCGTTCGTTTCACTTACCGATTTTTACAAGGAATTTCACTTCAGCCTTATGCTGGGGCAACATAAAAATATTGTCACCACTTATGATGTAGCTTTCGAAACGGCTGGATTTTTCGTATTCACCCAAGAGTACGCCCCATTAG GAGATCTGACATCTAATGTCTCCGACAATGGCATTGGTGAGCTACATACAAAGCGTGTTGCAAGACAACTTGCTTCGGCGGTCGATTATATTCATCAAAA AGATCTAATTCACAGAGATATTAAACTAGACAATGTGTTAGTGTTTCGCTCAGACTTTGCACGTATTAAACTATGTGATTTTGGCGAATCTAGAAAGCTAGGTGAGGAGGTTCTGAGACGTAATGAATGGCTTCCATATAGTCCTCCAGAAGTTTTGCTGGTAAAAACGGATGATAAATACAAGTGC GACTGA
- the LOC121601269 gene encoding serine/threonine-protein kinase meng-po-like isoform X1: MASSKKSAGSIHKIREFELDKVVLSDEFDVLQIVGEGWFGKILLVEHRATDTEMVLKLLPKPFVSLTDFYKEFHFSLMLGQHKNIVTTYDVAFETAGFFVFTQEYAPLGDLTSNVSDNGIGELHTKRVARQLASAVDYIHQKDLIHRDIKLDNVLVFRSDFARIKLCDFGESRKLGEEVLRRNEWLPYSPPEVLLVKTDDKYKSFTNRTDTAHDVWQFGIVCFVCLTGCLPWQKASTDDPRYNRYQQWHQATLTFPMKRCPKLFKLLSARACKLFKKFLDPRSDRRLKTLSDLQKFIDDRWLAKSAEKEMAENEPDELCPSMYSFHSSVEEKNKLLGTLAKCGIETTVDRAAKKNRIRDWIQSSVIVEEEEEDDSGCATPSSTVSRTAVPGHVSSVAAMERTEKKINTTVKEASQKHIDPRTGTVQVGPSEMGSINAHKNNNNRSPPNINGHTILSNSSKPNLLSATHGLVKVAFSSVGSVPLPQNNRSDLVNKKSNMEDSGYGSINGTHKNRSYSNKISKSPTLPKRSTFIRSENNPSEDMESSEEHDSQSLEFDELETDRGSDGFVNALHEKRKSEKKQESTYDKLFFRRK; encoded by the exons ATGGCTTCATCCAAGAAATCTGCAGGAAGCATCCACAAAATTCGCGAGTTTGAGCTTGACAAAGTGGTTTTGTCTGACGAATTCGACGTCTTACAAATCGTTGGCGAAGGTTGGTTTGGAAAAATATTACTCGTGGAGCATCGTGCAACTGACACCGAGATGGTCCTGAAACTTCTACCAAAACCGTTCGTTTCACTTACCGATTTTTACAAGGAATTTCACTTCAGCCTTATGCTGGGGCAACATAAAAATATTGTCACCACTTATGATGTAGCTTTCGAAACGGCTGGATTTTTCGTATTCACCCAAGAGTACGCCCCATTAG GAGATCTGACATCTAATGTCTCCGACAATGGCATTGGTGAGCTACATACAAAGCGTGTTGCAAGACAACTTGCTTCGGCGGTCGATTATATTCATCAAAA AGATCTAATTCACAGAGATATTAAACTAGACAATGTGTTAGTGTTTCGCTCAGACTTTGCACGTATTAAACTATGTGATTTTGGCGAATCTAGAAAGCTAGGTGAGGAGGTTCTGAGACGTAATGAATGGCTTCCATATAGTCCTCCAGAAGTTTTGCTGGTAAAAACGGATGATAAATACAA GTCTTTCACGAACAGGACTGATACAGCTCATGATGTGTGGCAGTTTGGCatagtttgttttgtatgtCTAACGGGGTGTTTGCCTTGGCAAAAAGCATCCACAGACGATCCTCGATATAATCGCTACCAACAATGGCATCAAGCAACACTCACCTTTCCGATGAAACGATGTCCAAAACTGTTCAAGCTGCTCTCTGCAAGAGCATGTAAACTGTTTAAGAAGTTTTTGGATCCTCGTTCGGATAGACGTTTAAAGACTCTAAGCGATTTGCAAAAATTTATCGATGATCGATGGCTAGCAAAATCTGCTGAAAAGGAAATGGCTGAAAATGAGCCCGATGAATTGTGCCCTTCGATGTATTCTTTCCACAGTAGCGTCGAGGAAAAAAATAAGCTACTAGGAACTCTGGCAAAATGTGGCATCGAGACAACAGTTGATCGTGCTGCTAAGAAAAACCGTATAAGAGATTGGATTCAATCGTCTGTCATCgtagaggaagaggaagaagatgaTTCAGGATGCGCCACTCCTTCATCCACCGTTTCTAGAACTGCTGTTCCTGGACACGTTTCATCGGTGGCCGCTATGGAACGAACggagaaaaaaattaacacaacagTAAAGGAGGCATCACAAAAACACATCGATCCACGTACCGGCACCGTTCAAGTCGGTCCAAGTGAGATGGGATCTATTAATGctcataaaaataacaataaccgGTCTCCACCAAACATTAATGGACACACGATATTGTCAAATTCTAGCAAACCTAATCTCCTCTCAGCTACACATGGCCTCGTAAAGGTGGCATTTAGTTCGGTTGGATCAGTTCCGTTACCGCAAAACAATCGTAGCGATTTAGTCAATAAAAAGAGTAATATGGAGGACAGTGGCTACGGTAGTATAAACGGTACCCATAAGAATCGATCATATTccaataaaatttcaaaatcgCCGACATTACCTAAACGATCTACTTTCATACGATCTGAAAATAATCCTTCGGAAGATATGGAATCATCAGAAGAACACGACAGTCAAAGCTTAGAGTTCGACGAACTTGAAACAGATCGCGGATCGGATGGTTTTGTTAATGCATTGCATGAAAAACGAAAGTCAGAGAAAAAACAAGAGAGTACCTATGATAAGCTCTTCTTTCGAAGAAAATAG
- the LOC121601269 gene encoding serine/threonine-protein kinase meng-po-like isoform X2 gives MASSKKSAGSIHKIREFELDKVVLSDEFDVLQIVGEGWFGKILLVEHRATDTEMVLKLLPKPFVSLTDFYKEFHFSLMLGQHKNIVTTYDVAFETAGFFVFTQEYAPLGDLTSNVSDNGIGELHTKRVARQLASAVDYIHQKDLIHRDIKLDNVLVFRSDFARIKLCDFGESRKLGEEVLRRNEWLPYSPPEVLLVKTDDKYKTDTAHDVWQFGIVCFVCLTGCLPWQKASTDDPRYNRYQQWHQATLTFPMKRCPKLFKLLSARACKLFKKFLDPRSDRRLKTLSDLQKFIDDRWLAKSAEKEMAENEPDELCPSMYSFHSSVEEKNKLLGTLAKCGIETTVDRAAKKNRIRDWIQSSVIVEEEEEDDSGCATPSSTVSRTAVPGHVSSVAAMERTEKKINTTVKEASQKHIDPRTGTVQVGPSEMGSINAHKNNNNRSPPNINGHTILSNSSKPNLLSATHGLVKVAFSSVGSVPLPQNNRSDLVNKKSNMEDSGYGSINGTHKNRSYSNKISKSPTLPKRSTFIRSENNPSEDMESSEEHDSQSLEFDELETDRGSDGFVNALHEKRKSEKKQESTYDKLFFRRK, from the exons ATGGCTTCATCCAAGAAATCTGCAGGAAGCATCCACAAAATTCGCGAGTTTGAGCTTGACAAAGTGGTTTTGTCTGACGAATTCGACGTCTTACAAATCGTTGGCGAAGGTTGGTTTGGAAAAATATTACTCGTGGAGCATCGTGCAACTGACACCGAGATGGTCCTGAAACTTCTACCAAAACCGTTCGTTTCACTTACCGATTTTTACAAGGAATTTCACTTCAGCCTTATGCTGGGGCAACATAAAAATATTGTCACCACTTATGATGTAGCTTTCGAAACGGCTGGATTTTTCGTATTCACCCAAGAGTACGCCCCATTAG GAGATCTGACATCTAATGTCTCCGACAATGGCATTGGTGAGCTACATACAAAGCGTGTTGCAAGACAACTTGCTTCGGCGGTCGATTATATTCATCAAAA AGATCTAATTCACAGAGATATTAAACTAGACAATGTGTTAGTGTTTCGCTCAGACTTTGCACGTATTAAACTATGTGATTTTGGCGAATCTAGAAAGCTAGGTGAGGAGGTTCTGAGACGTAATGAATGGCTTCCATATAGTCCTCCAGAAGTTTTGCTGGTAAAAACGGATGATAAATACAA GACTGATACAGCTCATGATGTGTGGCAGTTTGGCatagtttgttttgtatgtCTAACGGGGTGTTTGCCTTGGCAAAAAGCATCCACAGACGATCCTCGATATAATCGCTACCAACAATGGCATCAAGCAACACTCACCTTTCCGATGAAACGATGTCCAAAACTGTTCAAGCTGCTCTCTGCAAGAGCATGTAAACTGTTTAAGAAGTTTTTGGATCCTCGTTCGGATAGACGTTTAAAGACTCTAAGCGATTTGCAAAAATTTATCGATGATCGATGGCTAGCAAAATCTGCTGAAAAGGAAATGGCTGAAAATGAGCCCGATGAATTGTGCCCTTCGATGTATTCTTTCCACAGTAGCGTCGAGGAAAAAAATAAGCTACTAGGAACTCTGGCAAAATGTGGCATCGAGACAACAGTTGATCGTGCTGCTAAGAAAAACCGTATAAGAGATTGGATTCAATCGTCTGTCATCgtagaggaagaggaagaagatgaTTCAGGATGCGCCACTCCTTCATCCACCGTTTCTAGAACTGCTGTTCCTGGACACGTTTCATCGGTGGCCGCTATGGAACGAACggagaaaaaaattaacacaacagTAAAGGAGGCATCACAAAAACACATCGATCCACGTACCGGCACCGTTCAAGTCGGTCCAAGTGAGATGGGATCTATTAATGctcataaaaataacaataaccgGTCTCCACCAAACATTAATGGACACACGATATTGTCAAATTCTAGCAAACCTAATCTCCTCTCAGCTACACATGGCCTCGTAAAGGTGGCATTTAGTTCGGTTGGATCAGTTCCGTTACCGCAAAACAATCGTAGCGATTTAGTCAATAAAAAGAGTAATATGGAGGACAGTGGCTACGGTAGTATAAACGGTACCCATAAGAATCGATCATATTccaataaaatttcaaaatcgCCGACATTACCTAAACGATCTACTTTCATACGATCTGAAAATAATCCTTCGGAAGATATGGAATCATCAGAAGAACACGACAGTCAAAGCTTAGAGTTCGACGAACTTGAAACAGATCGCGGATCGGATGGTTTTGTTAATGCATTGCATGAAAAACGAAAGTCAGAGAAAAAACAAGAGAGTACCTATGATAAGCTCTTCTTTCGAAGAAAATAG
- the LOC121601269 gene encoding uncharacterized protein LOC121601269 isoform X3, with product MINTSATDTAHDVWQFGIVCFVCLTGCLPWQKASTDDPRYNRYQQWHQATLTFPMKRCPKLFKLLSARACKLFKKFLDPRSDRRLKTLSDLQKFIDDRWLAKSAEKEMAENEPDELCPSMYSFHSSVEEKNKLLGTLAKCGIETTVDRAAKKNRIRDWIQSSVIVEEEEEDDSGCATPSSTVSRTAVPGHVSSVAAMERTEKKINTTVKEASQKHIDPRTGTVQVGPSEMGSINAHKNNNNRSPPNINGHTILSNSSKPNLLSATHGLVKVAFSSVGSVPLPQNNRSDLVNKKSNMEDSGYGSINGTHKNRSYSNKISKSPTLPKRSTFIRSENNPSEDMESSEEHDSQSLEFDELETDRGSDGFVNALHEKRKSEKKQESTYDKLFFRRK from the exons ATGATAAATACAAGTGC GACTGATACAGCTCATGATGTGTGGCAGTTTGGCatagtttgttttgtatgtCTAACGGGGTGTTTGCCTTGGCAAAAAGCATCCACAGACGATCCTCGATATAATCGCTACCAACAATGGCATCAAGCAACACTCACCTTTCCGATGAAACGATGTCCAAAACTGTTCAAGCTGCTCTCTGCAAGAGCATGTAAACTGTTTAAGAAGTTTTTGGATCCTCGTTCGGATAGACGTTTAAAGACTCTAAGCGATTTGCAAAAATTTATCGATGATCGATGGCTAGCAAAATCTGCTGAAAAGGAAATGGCTGAAAATGAGCCCGATGAATTGTGCCCTTCGATGTATTCTTTCCACAGTAGCGTCGAGGAAAAAAATAAGCTACTAGGAACTCTGGCAAAATGTGGCATCGAGACAACAGTTGATCGTGCTGCTAAGAAAAACCGTATAAGAGATTGGATTCAATCGTCTGTCATCgtagaggaagaggaagaagatgaTTCAGGATGCGCCACTCCTTCATCCACCGTTTCTAGAACTGCTGTTCCTGGACACGTTTCATCGGTGGCCGCTATGGAACGAACggagaaaaaaattaacacaacagTAAAGGAGGCATCACAAAAACACATCGATCCACGTACCGGCACCGTTCAAGTCGGTCCAAGTGAGATGGGATCTATTAATGctcataaaaataacaataaccgGTCTCCACCAAACATTAATGGACACACGATATTGTCAAATTCTAGCAAACCTAATCTCCTCTCAGCTACACATGGCCTCGTAAAGGTGGCATTTAGTTCGGTTGGATCAGTTCCGTTACCGCAAAACAATCGTAGCGATTTAGTCAATAAAAAGAGTAATATGGAGGACAGTGGCTACGGTAGTATAAACGGTACCCATAAGAATCGATCATATTccaataaaatttcaaaatcgCCGACATTACCTAAACGATCTACTTTCATACGATCTGAAAATAATCCTTCGGAAGATATGGAATCATCAGAAGAACACGACAGTCAAAGCTTAGAGTTCGACGAACTTGAAACAGATCGCGGATCGGATGGTTTTGTTAATGCATTGCATGAAAAACGAAAGTCAGAGAAAAAACAAGAGAGTACCTATGATAAGCTCTTCTTTCGAAGAAAATAG
- the LOC121601269 gene encoding serine/threonine-protein kinase meng-po-like isoform X4 has protein sequence MASSKKSAGSIHKIREFELDKVVLSDEFDVLQIVGEGWFGKILLVEHRATDTEMVLKLLPKPFVSLTDFYKEFHFSLMLGQHKNIVTTYDVAFETAGFFVFTQEYAPLGDLTSNVSDNGIGELHTKRVARQLASAVDYIHQKDLIHRDIKLDNVLVFRSDFARIKLCDFGESRKLGEEVLRRNEWLPYSPPEVLLVKTDDKYKCVFHEQD, from the exons ATGGCTTCATCCAAGAAATCTGCAGGAAGCATCCACAAAATTCGCGAGTTTGAGCTTGACAAAGTGGTTTTGTCTGACGAATTCGACGTCTTACAAATCGTTGGCGAAGGTTGGTTTGGAAAAATATTACTCGTGGAGCATCGTGCAACTGACACCGAGATGGTCCTGAAACTTCTACCAAAACCGTTCGTTTCACTTACCGATTTTTACAAGGAATTTCACTTCAGCCTTATGCTGGGGCAACATAAAAATATTGTCACCACTTATGATGTAGCTTTCGAAACGGCTGGATTTTTCGTATTCACCCAAGAGTACGCCCCATTAG GAGATCTGACATCTAATGTCTCCGACAATGGCATTGGTGAGCTACATACAAAGCGTGTTGCAAGACAACTTGCTTCGGCGGTCGATTATATTCATCAAAA AGATCTAATTCACAGAGATATTAAACTAGACAATGTGTTAGTGTTTCGCTCAGACTTTGCACGTATTAAACTATGTGATTTTGGCGAATCTAGAAAGCTAGGTGAGGAGGTTCTGAGACGTAATGAATGGCTTCCATATAGTCCTCCAGAAGTTTTGCTGGTAAAAACGGATGATAAATACAAGTGC GTCTTTCACGAACAGGACTGA